A stretch of the Marivirga tractuosa DSM 4126 genome encodes the following:
- a CDS encoding ABC transporter substrate-binding protein, producing MQNIKQLYIKLYFLTAILFTIACDAPKEQSDVQKGKELIQYSQNLSIEEFADYYKVKVIQAASPDSIQFNYIFYRNEKPEIEADAFISIPIEKVVCLSTNHLPAFTALNKSETVVGFPGIQYIYEEALLASANNGGLRDVGQKSGVNIEVLMSLQPDLVMGYTMGSSFEQLKPIQKSGIPVILNADYLENSPLGRAEWLKLTAVILDKYNEGDSLFTSIEENYLATKKIAEKANQKPSVMTGVMYGDVWYVPGGESFAAKFIEDAGGKYLWSDNPKTGSIELSFESVLEKAKKADFWIGAASFTKLEELKNSNTNYSLFDSFENGEIYSYTKRVNKNGANDFLESGYMRPDLILKDYLKILHPSLLPEGESTYFQPLKP from the coding sequence GTGCAAAATATTAAACAGCTATATATTAAACTTTACTTCCTAACTGCGATATTGTTTACAATAGCTTGTGATGCCCCTAAAGAACAGTCTGATGTTCAAAAAGGGAAAGAGCTGATTCAATATAGTCAAAACCTAAGCATAGAGGAATTTGCAGATTATTATAAAGTGAAAGTAATTCAAGCTGCTTCTCCTGACAGCATTCAATTCAATTATATATTCTATAGAAATGAGAAGCCTGAGATAGAAGCTGATGCCTTTATTTCAATTCCCATTGAAAAAGTAGTTTGTCTTTCCACCAATCATTTACCTGCATTTACAGCACTGAATAAAAGTGAAACTGTAGTTGGCTTTCCAGGAATTCAATATATTTATGAAGAAGCTTTGCTAGCCTCCGCAAATAATGGAGGTTTAAGAGATGTAGGACAAAAAAGCGGTGTAAATATTGAAGTTTTGATGAGTTTACAGCCTGATTTGGTTATGGGCTACACCATGGGTAGCAGCTTTGAACAATTAAAACCAATCCAAAAATCAGGAATTCCAGTGATTTTAAATGCTGATTATCTGGAAAACAGCCCACTAGGTAGAGCAGAATGGCTTAAACTTACCGCAGTTATCCTCGATAAATATAATGAAGGAGACAGCCTCTTTACAAGTATTGAAGAAAATTATCTAGCCACTAAAAAAATAGCTGAAAAGGCGAATCAAAAGCCTTCTGTTATGACTGGAGTGATGTACGGAGATGTTTGGTATGTTCCAGGTGGCGAAAGCTTTGCTGCCAAATTTATTGAAGATGCTGGCGGAAAATATTTATGGTCGGATAATCCAAAAACTGGCAGTATAGAATTAAGCTTTGAATCGGTTCTAGAAAAAGCTAAAAAAGCAGATTTCTGGATTGGAGCAGCTTCTTTTACTAAATTAGAAGAATTGAAAAACAGCAACACCAACTATTCATTATTTGATAGCTTTGAAAATGGAGAGATTTATTCCTACACTAAAAGAGTCAACAAAAACGGAGCTAATGACTTTTTAGAATCTGGTTATATGCGACCTGATTTAATCCTGAAAGATTATTTAAAGATTTTGCATCCTTCCTTATTACCTGAAGGAGAAAGCACCTATTTCCAGCCATTGAAGCCTTGA
- a CDS encoding iron ABC transporter permease: MILLPILAVIFVLSISLGSVVIPFSEILEILLGNGLKDSANYHIIQSYRLPKALTSMFAGAALGFAGLQMQTLFRNPLAGPFVLGISSGASLGVAILVLLGVGVNGAFAYWGMAIASIIGSSAVLLLVVLVSIRLKDSMSLLLVGLMFGAFTSAIVSIMQYFSTAEDIQNFLFWTFGATGNLSWEELQIFIPVIIIGILLGYWQAKPLNALLMGENYAQSMGLRIQYVRLFLVISTSILAGIVTAFCGPIAFLGLAVPHISRIIFKTSNHFILVPSTLLLGACLLLICDLIAQLPGIDLILPINAVTSLFGAPVVIWLILRRKNISKNFG; encoded by the coding sequence ATGATACTGCTACCAATCTTGGCAGTAATTTTTGTATTGTCAATTAGTTTAGGCTCAGTAGTTATTCCATTTAGTGAAATATTGGAAATACTGTTGGGGAATGGCTTGAAGGATAGTGCCAATTATCACATTATTCAATCTTACCGCTTGCCCAAGGCTCTAACTTCTATGTTTGCTGGTGCGGCACTAGGATTCGCAGGCTTACAAATGCAAACGCTTTTTAGAAATCCTTTAGCAGGACCTTTTGTTCTAGGAATTAGTTCTGGAGCAAGTTTGGGGGTGGCAATTTTAGTTTTATTAGGCGTTGGTGTTAATGGCGCTTTTGCTTATTGGGGAATGGCAATAGCTTCTATTATTGGCTCTTCTGCCGTTTTACTTTTGGTGGTTTTGGTATCAATACGTTTGAAAGATAGTATGTCCCTCCTATTGGTGGGCTTAATGTTTGGAGCATTTACTTCCGCCATTGTTAGCATAATGCAATATTTCAGTACTGCAGAAGATATACAAAATTTCCTATTTTGGACATTCGGAGCGACTGGCAATTTGAGTTGGGAAGAACTGCAAATTTTCATTCCTGTTATCATCATTGGAATTTTATTAGGTTACTGGCAAGCCAAACCATTAAATGCCTTATTGATGGGTGAAAATTATGCTCAAAGCATGGGTTTAAGAATTCAATATGTGAGATTATTTTTAGTCATTTCTACCAGTATTTTGGCGGGAATAGTTACCGCCTTTTGTGGTCCTATAGCTTTTCTGGGCTTAGCTGTGCCGCACATAAGCCGGATCATTTTCAAAACTTCTAATCATTTTATCCTTGTTCCATCAACTTTACTTTTAGGGGCTTGCCTATTGTTGATTTGCGACTTAATTGCTCAACTGCCAGGCATTGATTTAATCTTGCCTATCAATGCCGTCACCTCCTTATTTGGAGCACCAGTCGTGATTTGGCTAATTTTAAGAAGAAAAAATATAAGCAAGAATTTTGGATAA
- a CDS encoding ABC transporter ATP-binding protein, whose amino-acid sequence MDNLNSILTLSQLSVGYKNGQEKNVLMENLNLEIPKGKFIALLGANGVGKSTLIRTLANLQKPLFGKILLAKRNINEYDSKELARQISLVLTDRIQGGNLNMRELVEMGRYPHTNWTGKLRSHDHEKVEEAIHLCAIGYLKDANIFEISDGQLQKAMIARALAQDGDLMLLDEPTVHLDANNRFAVMELLRKLVDETQKSVLMSTHQVEMALKMSDELWLANCGENIITGSPQELISRKEIERTFPYLQKLKN is encoded by the coding sequence TTGGATAATCTCAACTCGATATTGACCCTTTCTCAACTTTCTGTTGGCTACAAAAATGGTCAAGAGAAAAATGTCTTGATGGAAAATCTAAATCTGGAAATTCCAAAAGGTAAATTCATTGCGTTGCTGGGAGCAAATGGAGTAGGGAAAAGCACGTTGATTCGTACCCTTGCCAATCTTCAAAAACCTTTGTTCGGAAAAATATTACTTGCAAAAAGAAATATCAATGAATACGATTCCAAAGAACTTGCCAGACAAATAAGCTTGGTTCTGACTGATAGAATTCAAGGTGGAAATCTCAATATGCGAGAATTAGTTGAAATGGGAAGATATCCACATACCAACTGGACAGGTAAATTAAGAAGTCATGATCATGAAAAAGTAGAAGAAGCCATCCATCTTTGTGCTATTGGTTATTTGAAAGATGCCAATATTTTCGAAATAAGTGACGGTCAATTACAAAAAGCTATGATTGCAAGAGCACTGGCTCAAGACGGAGATCTAATGCTATTGGACGAACCCACTGTACATTTGGATGCTAATAACCGTTTTGCTGTAATGGAATTACTAAGAAAATTAGTTGATGAAACACAAAAGTCTGTTTTAATGAGTACTCATCAGGTAGAAATGGCACTCAAAATGTCTGATGAGCTATGGCTTGCAAATTGTGGGGAGAATATAATAACAGGATCACCTCAAGAATTAATTTCACGAAAGGAAATTGAAAGAACATTTCCTTATTTACAGAAATTGAAAAACTGA
- a CDS encoding Fur family transcriptional regulator, whose product METTVKAENILKSNGLRKTQIRLEMLQIFMGSKHALSVNDIEKDLKSSHDRVTIYRALNSFEENGILHQTPDPNGNMRYAICSDSCPEHVHQDKHAHFICEECNQTYCLEDVKIPDVQLENGYQLNSISYTMNGVCKECQLN is encoded by the coding sequence ATGGAAACCACAGTGAAAGCAGAAAACATATTGAAATCTAATGGTTTGCGTAAAACGCAGATCCGCTTGGAAATGCTTCAGATTTTCATGGGTTCGAAACATGCTTTATCTGTTAATGATATAGAGAAAGACTTAAAATCAAGTCATGATAGAGTGACGATTTATAGAGCTTTGAATTCTTTTGAAGAAAATGGGATTTTGCATCAAACTCCTGATCCAAATGGTAATATGCGCTACGCTATTTGTTCTGATAGTTGCCCTGAACACGTTCATCAAGACAAACATGCCCATTTTATTTGTGAAGAATGTAATCAAACTTACTGCTTGGAGGATGTAAAAATTCCTGATGTTCAATTAGAAAATGGATACCAATTGAACAGCATAAGCTATACAATGAATGGGGTTTGCAAAGAATGCCAGCTAAATTAA
- a CDS encoding ABC transporter ATP-binding protein — translation MQELKHLNKYLLKYKYLLLLGIIFMIVSNFFAVFPAQVVRYAFNLVKENIEMYRMFENFELQSNYYEIFASAILIYGGIIILLALGRGLFLFLVRQTIIVMSRHIEYDLKNEIYNHYQKLPLSFYRRNNTGDIMNRISEDVSKVRMYLGPAIMYSVNLVTLFCIVIPIMFSVNATLTWYSLIPLPFLSVSIYFVNNLINKRSEEIQQSQSQLSTLVQEAFSGIRVLKAFVREEDSLQNFTKETNNYKFRALKLTFIQALFFPLIMGMVGLSVILVVYIGGVEVMNGAISAGNIAEFIIYVNLLTWPVTSVGWVTSIIQRAAASQKRINEFLDTKTEIVSDKNLEKDIIGEIRFEKVSFTYPDSGIKALKKVSFSVKQGETLAVIGTTGSGKSTIANLITRMYDPTEGDITIDNIPIADFKVENLRSQIGYVPQDVFLFSDSIRNNISFGSTGLNEEQILKASKDADLHNNILDFPKGYDTELGERGITLSGGQKQRVSIARAIARDPKIMILDDALSAVDTKTENAILNALKKIMEDRTSVIISHRVSSAKLANHIIVLHDGEIVDQGTEAQLLEREGPYKELYNKQLQGESVEKE, via the coding sequence GTGCAAGAATTAAAACATCTAAATAAGTACCTTTTAAAATACAAGTATCTGCTATTGCTGGGCATAATTTTTATGATTGTGTCCAATTTTTTTGCAGTATTTCCTGCTCAGGTGGTGCGCTATGCCTTCAATTTGGTGAAGGAAAATATTGAAATGTACCGCATGTTCGAAAATTTTGAATTGCAGTCCAATTATTATGAGATTTTTGCCTCTGCTATCCTGATTTATGGAGGCATTATCATTTTACTAGCACTGGGTAGAGGATTATTTCTCTTTTTAGTGAGGCAAACCATTATTGTAATGTCACGCCATATTGAATATGATTTGAAAAATGAGATTTATAACCATTATCAGAAATTACCATTAAGCTTTTACAGAAGAAATAATACCGGTGATATCATGAACAGGATATCCGAGGACGTAAGCAAGGTTCGAATGTATTTAGGGCCTGCCATAATGTATTCGGTTAATTTGGTGACCCTTTTTTGTATTGTAATTCCTATCATGTTTTCAGTGAATGCCACTCTGACATGGTATTCATTAATCCCCTTACCCTTCCTTTCAGTAAGTATCTATTTTGTAAATAATCTGATCAACAAACGCTCAGAGGAAATCCAGCAAAGTCAATCTCAGTTGTCAACTTTAGTTCAGGAAGCATTTTCGGGAATTAGGGTTTTGAAAGCATTTGTAAGAGAGGAAGATTCGTTACAAAACTTTACAAAAGAAACAAATAATTATAAATTCAGGGCATTAAAATTAACCTTTATTCAAGCCCTATTCTTTCCTCTCATTATGGGTATGGTAGGATTAAGTGTGATATTGGTTGTTTACATTGGCGGAGTAGAGGTTATGAATGGCGCAATTAGTGCTGGAAATATTGCAGAGTTCATTATTTATGTGAATTTATTGACTTGGCCCGTAACTTCAGTGGGTTGGGTAACCAGTATAATTCAAAGGGCAGCGGCTTCTCAAAAGCGTATAAATGAATTTTTGGATACAAAAACAGAAATTGTTTCTGATAAAAATCTTGAGAAAGATATTATCGGTGAAATCCGCTTTGAAAAGGTGAGCTTTACTTATCCTGATAGCGGAATAAAGGCATTAAAAAAGGTCAGTTTCTCAGTAAAGCAAGGTGAAACCCTAGCGGTTATTGGAACTACAGGGTCTGGGAAAAGTACGATCGCCAATTTAATTACTCGAATGTATGACCCTACTGAAGGTGATATTACTATTGATAATATTCCTATTGCTGATTTTAAAGTAGAAAATTTAAGAAGCCAAATAGGTTATGTTCCGCAAGATGTATTTCTGTTTTCGGATTCCATTCGTAATAATATCAGTTTTGGCAGTACGGGGCTAAATGAAGAACAGATTCTTAAGGCCTCTAAAGATGCTGATCTTCACAACAATATTTTAGATTTCCCTAAAGGATATGATACTGAATTAGGGGAAAGAGGAATTACATTATCTGGTGGTCAGAAGCAGCGAGTTTCCATTGCCAGAGCTATTGCCAGAGATCCTAAAATCATGATTTTGGATGATGCACTTTCAGCTGTTGATACCAAAACAGAAAATGCTATTCTAAACGCATTGAAAAAGATAATGGAAGATCGAACCAGTGTCATCATTTCTCACAGGGTGAGTTCCGCTAAACTGGCAAACCACATCATAGTTTTGCATGATGGTGAAATTGTTGATCAGGGGACCGAAGCTCAGCTTTTAGAAAGGGAAGGGCCTTATAAGGAATTATACAATAAGCAATTGCAGGGAGAAAGTGTTGAAAAGGAATAA
- a CDS encoding Glu/Leu/Phe/Val family dehydrogenase: MVELNEQEAQKTFSAFNTIAEMGHEQVVYCYDKPTGLKAIIAIHNTILGPALGGTRMWTYQNDQEALIDVLRLSRGMTYKAAISGLNLGGGKAVIIGDPKKLKNEAFLRRFGRFVDSLSGRYITAEDMNMNTSDMVHISYETKNVMGLPESMKGSGDPSPVTAFGVYMGLKATVNKAFGIDSLQGKKIAVQGVGQVGHYLVDHLIEEGAEVTITDINESNIKRVTDKHNVKVVQPEMIYDVDADIYAPCAMGATINDDTIQRLKAKVIVGAANNQLADETRHGKMLMDKGIYYAPDFLVNAGGIINIFPELMKNYNKPLALEQTEKIYDKCLEILNKAEAEGISSHQAAIEIADKRMADMGKVKLAY, encoded by the coding sequence ATGGTTGAATTAAATGAACAAGAAGCACAAAAAACATTCTCAGCATTCAATACTATAGCTGAAATGGGGCATGAACAAGTGGTTTATTGCTACGACAAACCAACTGGCTTGAAAGCCATTATTGCTATTCACAACACCATTTTAGGGCCTGCGCTAGGAGGAACAAGAATGTGGACTTACCAAAATGATCAAGAAGCTTTGATCGATGTGCTCCGTTTATCAAGAGGGATGACTTATAAAGCTGCTATCTCTGGTTTAAATCTAGGAGGAGGAAAAGCAGTCATCATCGGAGATCCTAAAAAATTAAAGAATGAAGCTTTCTTAAGAAGATTCGGACGATTTGTGGACAGCTTAAGCGGCAGATATATCACTGCTGAAGATATGAACATGAATACTTCCGACATGGTGCACATCTCATACGAGACCAAAAACGTGATGGGCTTGCCTGAATCTATGAAAGGAAGTGGTGACCCATCCCCTGTTACTGCTTTTGGTGTTTACATGGGATTAAAAGCAACTGTTAACAAAGCCTTTGGGATTGACAGCTTGCAAGGGAAGAAAATTGCCGTTCAAGGCGTTGGTCAGGTTGGTCATTATTTAGTTGATCATTTAATTGAAGAAGGTGCAGAAGTTACTATTACCGATATAAATGAAAGCAATATTAAAAGGGTAACTGACAAGCACAACGTTAAAGTGGTGCAACCTGAAATGATTTACGATGTAGATGCTGATATTTATGCACCATGTGCAATGGGTGCAACCATAAATGATGACACCATTCAAAGATTAAAGGCCAAAGTAATTGTGGGTGCTGCCAATAATCAATTAGCTGATGAAACAAGACACGGCAAAATGCTAATGGATAAAGGCATTTATTATGCACCAGATTTCTTGGTAAATGCAGGTGGAATTATCAATATTTTCCCTGAATTGATGAAAAATTACAATAAACCTCTGGCTTTAGAGCAAACTGAAAAAATCTATGACAAATGCTTAGAAATTTTGAATAAAGCTGAAGCAGAAGGTATCTCATCGCACCAAGCAGCTATTGAAATTGCTGACAAGCGAATGGCAGACATGGGAAAAGTTAAATTAGCTTACTAA
- the nusB gene encoding transcription antitermination factor NusB: protein MQALYAVQKCEDANFELAKDYIDEIFTPDLNSMEVQDKALLKQNAKTAKKIFQSNYRAHQIKEEQDTNPEVRSAVSNAIDYFRNNVKKDMSFIKKDMLEAVNKLLENYYLSLKLLVEFSELTKEDIEKRHKRLAESGNQIFESELNLYKNKAIKIINEDDALQNEFIRFGTSWKDDELDVQEWYRDTLRKADFYKEYTQKNNPTFEDDVAVLDQICRQIILKNEAITNFMAERDLYWEENKSALKSMLKKTIKSIDEDTQHLELIELSANWEDDSEFFKDLFTNTINNDDEYEKIVSDFAKNWASERIAIVDMIILKMAVSEMLNFPSIPVKVTINEYIELSKNYSTQKSKIFVNGMLDKISAKLEKDGKIKKSGRGLIDNK from the coding sequence ATGCAAGCGCTTTATGCCGTTCAAAAGTGCGAAGACGCCAACTTCGAACTGGCAAAAGATTATATAGATGAAATCTTCACTCCTGACCTTAATTCTATGGAAGTGCAAGACAAAGCACTGCTCAAACAAAATGCAAAAACCGCTAAGAAAATCTTTCAAAGCAATTATCGGGCTCATCAAATAAAAGAAGAACAGGACACCAATCCTGAAGTGCGTTCGGCTGTTAGTAATGCCATTGATTATTTTCGAAATAACGTTAAGAAAGACATGTCTTTTATTAAAAAAGATATGCTAGAAGCTGTAAACAAGCTTTTGGAAAATTATTACCTAAGTTTAAAGCTTCTAGTTGAATTTTCTGAGCTCACCAAAGAGGACATCGAGAAAAGACATAAGAGATTAGCCGAAAGCGGGAATCAAATTTTCGAAAGTGAGCTTAATCTTTATAAAAATAAAGCCATCAAAATCATCAATGAAGACGATGCACTACAAAATGAATTTATCCGATTTGGCACTAGCTGGAAGGATGATGAGCTTGATGTTCAAGAGTGGTATAGAGATACACTGAGAAAAGCAGATTTTTATAAAGAATATACGCAGAAGAACAATCCAACTTTTGAAGATGATGTTGCGGTATTAGACCAAATCTGCAGGCAAATAATTTTAAAAAACGAAGCCATTACAAACTTTATGGCTGAGCGTGATTTATATTGGGAAGAAAATAAATCCGCCTTAAAATCAATGCTGAAAAAAACCATCAAATCAATTGATGAAGATACTCAGCATTTGGAATTAATTGAATTATCAGCCAATTGGGAAGATGACAGTGAATTCTTTAAAGACCTCTTCACCAATACGATCAACAATGACGATGAATATGAAAAAATTGTCTCAGATTTTGCAAAAAATTGGGCTTCAGAACGAATAGCCATAGTTGATATGATCATTCTGAAAATGGCGGTTAGCGAAATGTTGAATTTCCCGAGCATCCCTGTTAAAGTGACTATTAATGAGTATATTGAGCTCTCGAAAAACTATAGTACACAAAAAAGTAAGATTTTTGTAAACGGAATGCTAGATAAAATTTCTGCAAAACTTGAAAAGGACGGCAAAATCAAAAAAAGCGGAAGAGGCTTAATTGATAATAAATAA
- a CDS encoding YtxH domain-containing protein: MSKGSNLFAFIAGAAAGAIAGILYAPDTGVNTRDKLTYRLGKYKEMLEDLLNDISNGEEIGLSAARSDGEKVVNSAKEKAEQLLTDVDDLLGQIKKKEK, translated from the coding sequence ATGAGCAAAGGAAGTAATTTATTCGCATTCATAGCCGGGGCAGCAGCCGGAGCCATTGCAGGTATCTTGTATGCCCCCGATACCGGTGTGAACACTAGAGACAAGCTAACATACCGCTTGGGCAAATACAAAGAAATGCTAGAAGACCTATTGAATGACATTTCAAATGGAGAAGAGATAGGCTTAAGTGCTGCCCGCAGTGATGGAGAAAAGGTAGTCAACTCTGCTAAAGAAAAAGCAGAACAACTCCTAACTGATGTTGACGATCTATTAGGTCAAATTAAGAAAAAAGAAAAATAA
- a CDS encoding DUF1573 domain-containing protein, which yields MKSVLYAFSAAALLTLASCSGDLEKRVTDLERRVAALEGNGGSTASKNTALESAIEAKPQAQNKTPNQKPEGPLPSMEFEEKTHDFGTITEGEVVTKVFKFKNTGEAPLIISNATSSCGCTVPSYPKDKPIAPGEEGEIEVKYNSRGKKNQDNKVVRITANTWPATNNITIKAFVEPKANASGSGPVKQ from the coding sequence ATGAAAAGTGTATTATATGCATTTTCTGCAGCAGCTTTGCTTACATTAGCATCTTGCTCTGGAGATCTTGAAAAAAGAGTTACTGACCTTGAAAGAAGAGTAGCCGCTCTTGAAGGAAATGGAGGGAGTACAGCAAGTAAAAACACTGCATTAGAATCAGCTATTGAAGCAAAACCACAGGCTCAAAACAAAACCCCAAATCAAAAACCTGAGGGTCCTTTACCAAGTATGGAGTTTGAAGAAAAAACACATGACTTCGGCACAATTACTGAAGGTGAGGTAGTTACAAAAGTGTTTAAATTCAAGAATACTGGCGAAGCTCCTTTAATTATTTCAAATGCTACTTCTTCTTGCGGATGTACAGTACCATCTTATCCTAAAGATAAGCCAATAGCACCAGGAGAAGAAGGTGAAATTGAAGTTAAATATAACTCAAGAGGAAAGAAAAACCAGGATAATAAAGTAGTAAGAATTACTGCTAACACTTGGCCAGCAACAAATAACATAACAATCAAAGCGTTTGTTGAGCCGAAGGCCAATGCTTCTGGTTCTGGACCCGTAAAACAATAA
- the yajC gene encoding preprotein translocase subunit YajC, which yields MIQFILAQATTGDDSAWMSQLLLFGGIILVFYFFMIRPQQKKQKDQKKFIAEIKKGDAVVTIGGLHGKVYQVEEDKIILEVDKGTKMIFEKSAVSLEQSKKLQEK from the coding sequence ATGATACAATTTATTTTAGCACAAGCTACTACAGGTGATGATAGCGCTTGGATGAGCCAATTACTTTTATTTGGCGGTATAATTTTAGTCTTTTATTTCTTTATGATCCGTCCGCAGCAAAAAAAGCAAAAGGATCAAAAGAAATTTATTGCTGAAATCAAAAAAGGAGATGCCGTAGTTACTATTGGCGGCTTACATGGAAAAGTTTACCAAGTAGAAGAGGACAAAATTATTTTAGAAGTTGATAAAGGCACTAAAATGATTTTTGAAAAGTCTGCAGTATCTTTAGAACAAAGTAAAAAACTTCAAGAAAAATAA
- a CDS encoding YbbR-like domain-containing protein, whose translation MKQFEKIWDWLSNYLLPQSNETIKVVVLCIVTATTFWFFNALNDNYSTRITYPIKFTYPDSALVQVKETPKKVSINVSGGGWNLLRKTFWFTITPVEVPLEDPVETKYILGNSLYSLIADQMTEIQLNFVENDTLKIDIDSLKSTKSKLTVDSTKINLAEGYQFTSEIKLSHDSAGFTGPARFIKDIPNTIALDIEEENITSDYSKELYLPTFGSSLVSRNPVEVEISFSVAKFIKQELMLPFEKINAPNDSNLFIFKDSLARISFEIREELAGNYDLDSIKLIVDYNDIQSSDSTVLPKAKILPSQLKNREIAFDSIHFEYLDR comes from the coding sequence TTGAAGCAATTTGAAAAAATATGGGATTGGTTGAGCAATTATCTGTTGCCTCAATCAAATGAAACTATAAAAGTGGTAGTCTTGTGCATAGTCACAGCTACCACTTTTTGGTTTTTCAATGCGCTTAATGACAATTATTCTACAAGAATTACCTATCCCATAAAATTCACATACCCTGATTCTGCTCTAGTACAAGTAAAGGAAACACCTAAAAAGGTGAGTATTAATGTCAGCGGAGGAGGATGGAATTTATTGAGAAAAACGTTCTGGTTTACTATTACTCCTGTTGAAGTTCCCTTAGAAGACCCAGTAGAAACAAAATATATACTAGGCAATTCTCTATACAGCCTCATTGCGGATCAAATGACAGAAATTCAACTGAATTTTGTAGAAAATGACACCCTTAAAATAGATATTGATTCGCTAAAATCTACCAAATCTAAATTAACAGTTGATAGCACAAAGATCAACTTGGCTGAAGGTTATCAATTTACCTCAGAAATCAAACTATCACATGATTCCGCTGGCTTTACTGGCCCAGCTAGATTCATTAAAGACATTCCAAATACTATCGCTTTAGATATTGAAGAGGAGAATATTACAAGTGATTACTCAAAAGAACTATACCTCCCAACCTTTGGCTCTAGCCTTGTAAGCAGAAATCCAGTAGAAGTGGAAATTAGTTTTTCAGTTGCGAAGTTTATCAAACAAGAATTAATGCTTCCTTTCGAAAAAATCAATGCTCCGAATGATTCCAACTTATTCATTTTTAAGGATAGCTTAGCTCGGATTAGTTTTGAAATCAGAGAAGAATTAGCTGGAAACTATGACTTAGATAGTATTAAATTAATTGTTGATTACAATGATATTCAATCTTCCGATTCTACAGTTTTACCAAAAGCTAAAATTCTACCATCTCAATTGAAAAACAGAGAAATTGCTTTTGATAGCATCCATTTTGAGTATTTAGACCGATGA
- the coaE gene encoding dephospho-CoA kinase (Dephospho-CoA kinase (CoaE) performs the final step in coenzyme A biosynthesis.), whose product MKKVGITGGIGAGKSLICEVFQLLGIPNYPADFRAKWLQSNDPDLKAKIAHHFGEEAYFENGDLNRDYLSKEVFGDDEKLKLLNSLVHPAVGEDFENWCALHADKPYTLKEAALLFETGSYKQLDATINVHASQDLRLKRTLERDPQRTKESVLAIMKKQFSDEKRMGLADYVIYNDESKSVIKQVMALHEQLAG is encoded by the coding sequence ATGAAAAAAGTAGGGATCACAGGTGGGATTGGAGCTGGTAAAAGTCTTATCTGCGAGGTTTTTCAACTCTTAGGCATCCCTAATTATCCAGCGGATTTCAGAGCGAAATGGCTCCAATCAAACGACCCAGACCTTAAAGCTAAAATAGCTCATCACTTTGGAGAAGAAGCCTATTTCGAAAATGGAGACCTCAATAGAGATTATCTGAGCAAAGAAGTCTTTGGTGATGATGAAAAATTAAAATTACTCAATAGCTTAGTGCACCCAGCAGTAGGTGAAGATTTTGAAAATTGGTGTGCCCTGCATGCTGACAAACCCTATACCTTAAAAGAAGCGGCTTTATTGTTTGAAACGGGTTCTTATAAACAATTAGATGCCACTATCAACGTCCATGCCAGTCAAGACCTCAGACTAAAAAGAACATTAGAAAGAGATCCGCAAAGAACTAAAGAAAGTGTTTTGGCTATCATGAAAAAACAATTTTCGGATGAGAAGAGAATGGGTTTGGCGGATTATGTGATTTATAATGATGAGAGTAAGTCTGTTATTAAGCAGGTGATGGCTTTGCATGAGCAATTGGCGGGGTGA